AATAACAATACTGATCGTTTAGTTTTAGATTATGATAATGTAATCCCAGAATTTAATCAAAGAGACAATTACAGGTCTACTAAAGGCTCAGCCTTTTGGTCTAAACCACTTCAATTTAGATTATTTAAAGATGTTGAAGACCCATATTATAACCAGGTTTTCTTTATGCCTTTAGCAGAGTTTAAAAATATATACGACGGATTTACTTTAGGAACTAAAGTATACAACAAAACTATTTTAAGAAAGCGACTCAATTATCGTTTTTCGCCACAGTACGCATTACGCTCAAAATCATTAACAGGTTCAGGAACTATATTTTATACTCATAATTTAGAAGATTCCAACTTGTTTAATGTATCATATGGTATAAGCGCGAGTTACCGCTCATTTGCTCAAGATGCCTTTTTTAGGCGCATACGTCCAAATATTTCTTTCAGTTTTAGAGATAAGGATGATTTACGCTCGGATAAGAGAGAAACTATATCGTTACGTTATGTAGATATTGCTAGAAGTATTGGTACAGATGCGATTTTAGATGAAATTGAAGAAGAGCCGGATTATGGAGTTCTCAATCTTCGTTATATAAAGTCAAGTCCTGGAATTATCAATTTTTCACGCTTTTTTGCAGACGTTCAATTCTCTAGCAATTTTAGTAAAGTCTCTGTAAATTATGAATATCGAAAGCTAACAAAAAGTAACCGTAATATTAATCTACGATTATTTGCAGGAACATTCCTAAAAAACAATACTGACTCAAATTCAAATTTCTTCAGTTTTGCTCTTGATAGACCGACCGATTATTTATTTGATTTTAATTATTTAGGACGTTCCGAAGCTAGTGGAATTTTTAGTCAGCAGTTAATTGTTTCTGAAGGTGGCTTTAAATCACGCCTAGAAGACTCTGCTTTTGCGAACCAATGGATGGCAACAGCAAATTTTAGTACTTCAATTTGGCGATATATAGAAGCCTATGGAGATGTAGGTTTTGTTAAAAATAAGTTCACGAATGCAAATTTTGTTTATGATTCTGGTATTCGTTTAAACTTAGTGCCAGATTATTTAGAATTATATTTCCCTGTTTACTCTAATAATGGTTGGGAAATAGCAGAGCGCGCTTATGCACAAAATATCCGCTTTGTAGTAACCGTTGATCCTCAAGTACTTTTAGGTCTTTTTAGACGAAAATGGTATTAACATATTCTTACTGAAGTGTTAAATATTGACTTAATTTTGAATTATTAGTTGAATTTTAGCCGTATTTTAAGAATAATTCAAAATTATAACGCTTTTTCATATTGCTTAGCTTTATGTTATGTTGTACTTTTGCATAACCAAAAATGATGTGTCTATGAAGCCTAATACAAACTCAAAAACTGAGATTACATTTGAAGATTTTAAAACAGAAGTTTTAAATGATTATAAAACTGTAGTGACCAGTCGTGAATGTAGTCTTTTGGGACGTCGTGAAGTACTAACCGGTAAGGCTAAATTCGGAATTTTTGGTGATGGCAAAGAAGTACCACAAATCGCTTGGGCAAAAGCTTTTCAAAACGGAGATTTCCGCTCAGGTTACTATCGCGACCAAACGTTTATGATGGCAATTAGCCAACTTACTATTGAGCAATTTTTTGCTGGTTTGTATGCCAATACTGATTTAAAAGAAGAGCCAATGTCAGCAGGTCGTCAAATGGGTGGTCATTTTGCAACTCACAGTTTGGACGATAATGGTGAATGGAAAAATTTAACAGAACAGAAAAACTCAAGTGCAGACATCTCTCCTACTGCAGGTCAGATGCCAAGACTTTTGGGATTAGCACAAGCTTCAAAAATATATAGAAATGTAAATGGTATTGATACTACCAAATTTTCAAAACAAGGTAACGAAATAGCTTGGGGAACAATTGGTAATGCAAGTACAAGTGAAGGCTTATTTTTTGAAACCATAAATGCGGCAGGTGTATTACAAGTGCCAATGGTAATTAGTATTTGGGATGACGAATATGGGATTTCAGTTCACGCAAAACATCAAACTACAAAAGAAAATATCTCTGAAATTTTAAAAGGTTTCCAAAGAGACGAAAATAATAATGGTTACGAGATTTTTCGTGTTAATGGATGGAATTACCCTGAGTTAATTGACACATTTCAGCGTGCAGGAAAAATTGCTCGTACAGAGCATGTGCCAATTATGATTCATGTTCAAGAGTTAACACAACCGCAAGGTCACTCAACTTCTGGTTCTCACGAACGTTATAAAAGTAAAGACCGCTTAGCTTGGGAAACCGAATATGATTGTAATACCCAAATGCGTCAATGGATGATAGCAAACAACATTGCTACAGACGAAGAATTAAGCGCTATCGAAAAAGATATTAAAAAAGCGGTTAGAGATGGTAAAAAAGCGGCTTGGTCGGCATTTATCAATCCTCTTTTAGCAGAAAAGAAAGAAGCTATCGCTTTATTAGAGCGTGTGGCATCTTCAAGTAGTAATGGTGTTTTTATAACTAAACTTCGTAATGATTTAGACACAATTGCTGAGCCTTTACGTAAAGATATATTAGGGGCAACTCGTAAAGC
This DNA window, taken from Winogradskyella sp. PC-19, encodes the following:
- a CDS encoding thiamine pyrophosphate-dependent enzyme; this encodes MKPNTNSKTEITFEDFKTEVLNDYKTVVTSRECSLLGRREVLTGKAKFGIFGDGKEVPQIAWAKAFQNGDFRSGYYRDQTFMMAISQLTIEQFFAGLYANTDLKEEPMSAGRQMGGHFATHSLDDNGEWKNLTEQKNSSADISPTAGQMPRLLGLAQASKIYRNVNGIDTTKFSKQGNEIAWGTIGNASTSEGLFFETINAAGVLQVPMVISIWDDEYGISVHAKHQTTKENISEILKGFQRDENNNGYEIFRVNGWNYPELIDTFQRAGKIARTEHVPIMIHVQELTQPQGHSTSGSHERYKSKDRLAWETEYDCNTQMRQWMIANNIATDEELSAIEKDIKKAVRDGKKAAWSAFINPLLAEKKEAIALLERVASSSSNGVFITKLRNDLDTIAEPLRKDILGATRKALRYLVSENSAEKIELQNWITNYIETIQPKYSSHLQSQSSKRGINQSEVLPTYDDNSEDVDGRLVLRDNFDAIFNNYPEALIFGEDAGHIGDVNQGLEGLQEKYGELRVSDTGIREATILGQGIGMAMRGLRPIAEIQYLDYILYALQLMSDDLATVHYRTKGRQKAPLIVRTRGHRLEGIWHSGSQMGGVLNLVRGIHVLVPRNMTKAAGFYNTLLDSDEPALVVECLNGYRLKEKMPNNIGKFKTPIGVVETIKEGEDITLVSYGSTLRIVEEAAKELQEVGIDAEIIDVQSLLPFDLNHDIVKSIVKTNRLMVIDEDVSGGASAYILDEILNTQNAYQHLDSRPKTLAAKAHRPAYGTDGDYFSKPSVEDVFEAIYDVMHEANPSDFPKLR